CCGTGACCCCGGCGGAAGGCACCGGCAAGGCCCTCGCGGGCGCCCCGGTCCAGCTGACCGCGGCCGCGCGCACCTCCCTCATCAAGGAGCAGCAGGCCGACGCCGCGACCACGGCCCAGAAGATAGGTCTCGGCGCCAAGGAGAAGCTGGTCGTCAAGGACGTCGTCAGAGACGCCGACGGCACGGTCCACACCCGCTACGAGCGCACCTACGACGGCCTGCCCGTCCTCGGCGGCGACCTGGTCGTCCACGAGTCGAAGTCCGGGGCAACCGAGGGTGTCTCCAAGGCGACGAAGGCCACCATCAAGGTCGCCTCCCTGACCCCGAAGGTCAGCGTCGCCAAGGCCGAGACCCAGGCCCTGACCGCCGCCAAGGCCGCGGGCTCGGACAAGACCGCGGCCGACGGCGCGCGCAAGGTGATCTGGGCCGGCAACGGCACGCCCGTCCTCGCCTACGAGACGATCGTCGGCGGCTTCCAGGACGACGGCACCCCGAACCAGCTGCACGTCATCACCGACGCGGCCACCGGCAAGAAGCTCTACGAGTACCAGGGCATCGAGAACGCCACCGGTACCGGCAAGAGCCTGTACTCGGGCACGGTCAGCCTCAGCACCACGCTGTCCGGCTCGACGTACAACCTCACCGACGCCACGCGCGGCAACCACAAGACGTACAACAAGGCGCACGCCACCAGCTCCTCGGCCGGCACCCTGTTCACGGACGCCGACAACGTGTGGGGCACCGGCGCGGCCTCCAGCTCCACCACCGACCAGACCGCCGCCGTGGACGCCACCTACGGCGCGCAGGAGACCTGGGACTTCTACAAGGCCACCTTCGGCCGCAGCGGCATCAAGAACAACGGCGTCGGCGCCTACAGCCGCGTCCACTACGGCAACGCGTACGTCAACGCGTTCTGGGACGACAGCTGCTTCTGCATGACGTACGGCGACGGCGAGGGCAACGTCAACCCGCTGACCTCGCTGGACGTGGCCGGCCACGAGATGAGCCACGGCGTCACCTCGAACACCGCGGGCCTGAACTACTCGGGCGAGTCCGGTGGCCTGAACGAGGCGACCTCGGACATCTTCGGCACGGGTGTGGAGTTCTACGCCAACAACTCCAACGACGTCGGTGACTACCTCATCGGCGAGGAGATCGACATCAACGGCGACGGCACCCCGCTGCGCTACATGGACAAGCCCAGCAAGGACGGCGGCTCGGCGGACTCCTGGTCCTCCACCGTCGGCAACAAGGACGTGCACTACTCGTCCGGTGTCGCCAACCACTTCTTCTACCTGCTGTCCGAGGGCAGCGGCGCGAAGACGATCAACGGCGTGTCCTACAACTCGCCCACGTCCAACGGCTCCACGGTCACCGGCATCGGCCGGGACAAGGCGCTGCAGATCTGGTACAAGGCGCTGACGACGTACTTCACGTCGACGACCAACTACAAGGCGGCCCGCACGGGCACGCTGTCGGCGGCGTCGGCCCTGTACGGCTCCACCAGCACCGAGTACAAGGCGGTGGCCGCGGCCTGGTCGGCGGTCAACGTCAGCTAGTGCTCACGAGCAACTGACGGGCGGTACCCGGAACGAAGGCATTTCCGGGTA
Above is a window of Streptomyces griseorubiginosus DNA encoding:
- a CDS encoding M4 family metallopeptidase, translated to MTPLYARHKRTTLAIATAVAAGALLTTGLTTGSAAAVTPAEGTGKALAGAPVQLTAAARTSLIKEQQADAATTAQKIGLGAKEKLVVKDVVRDADGTVHTRYERTYDGLPVLGGDLVVHESKSGATEGVSKATKATIKVASLTPKVSVAKAETQALTAAKAAGSDKTAADGARKVIWAGNGTPVLAYETIVGGFQDDGTPNQLHVITDAATGKKLYEYQGIENATGTGKSLYSGTVSLSTTLSGSTYNLTDATRGNHKTYNKAHATSSSAGTLFTDADNVWGTGAASSSTTDQTAAVDATYGAQETWDFYKATFGRSGIKNNGVGAYSRVHYGNAYVNAFWDDSCFCMTYGDGEGNVNPLTSLDVAGHEMSHGVTSNTAGLNYSGESGGLNEATSDIFGTGVEFYANNSNDVGDYLIGEEIDINGDGTPLRYMDKPSKDGGSADSWSSTVGNKDVHYSSGVANHFFYLLSEGSGAKTINGVSYNSPTSNGSTVTGIGRDKALQIWYKALTTYFTSTTNYKAARTGTLSAASALYGSTSTEYKAVAAAWSAVNVS